One genomic segment of Acinetobacter sp. C26M includes these proteins:
- a CDS encoding cysteine hydrolase family protein yields MEKQSYRSKSALLVIDMQNGLFRGQSIPHNAQIVLSNILKLIEYQRSNGMPIIFIRHVGERDTPLDPDGINTQLIEELHLDPHKDLVIDKKYPSCFKGTFLKELLDKLDVNEVIITGMKTEYCIDTTVRAASEYGYNVVLVSDGHTTFDSESLNAQQMISHHNQVLRNAFAKVKTLVEYAT; encoded by the coding sequence CAAAATGGATTATTTAGAGGGCAGTCCATTCCGCACAATGCTCAAATCGTACTTTCTAACATTCTTAAACTTATTGAATATCAACGCTCAAATGGAATGCCTATTATTTTCATACGTCATGTTGGGGAACGCGATACACCATTAGATCCAGATGGTATAAATACACAATTGATCGAAGAATTGCACTTAGATCCGCATAAGGATCTAGTCATAGATAAAAAGTATCCTAGTTGTTTTAAAGGTACTTTTTTAAAAGAATTATTAGACAAACTTGATGTTAATGAAGTCATAATTACTGGAATGAAAACTGAGTATTGTATTGATACTACTGTTAGGGCTGCTTCAGAGTATGGATATAATGTGGTTTTAGTCTCTGACGGACATACTACATTTGATTCAGAATCTTTAAATGCACAACAAATGATCAGTCATCATAACCAAGTTTTAAGAAATGCATTTGCTAAAGTTAAAACACTAGTGGAATACGCAACTTAA
- a CDS encoding DUF4882 family protein, with protein sequence MKKLILGALFSIPTLTSAFPLCAYNLDATPSEISNYILGGRVPEKFPILDGQSYGYKVLARNNTSNDSKLYVAGSSKFINDIVAWNNADNSKEADLQGDVVLQDSGVYAFEYKINSFPYSTLSSNSKLSLGSMIVGTSNNRKSVHIITTLSNASPSTGFQFKIEIIDKEASTYYPFVYNFPYELTNFRYGLYFNQDTKQIGLIFNGVNKGYLRTLTSKIDSLGIILQGESNGGNSIDGTIGKTISGGLVTDKTQLKYFYPVTTKDICGNRLR encoded by the coding sequence GTGAAAAAGCTAATTTTAGGGGCATTATTTAGTATTCCTACATTAACAAGTGCATTTCCACTTTGTGCTTATAATTTAGATGCTACGCCTTCAGAAATTTCTAACTATATTCTTGGGGGCAGAGTTCCTGAAAAATTTCCAATATTAGATGGCCAGAGTTATGGCTATAAAGTTTTAGCTAGAAACAATACTTCAAATGATTCTAAATTATATGTTGCTGGAAGTTCAAAATTTATAAATGATATCGTTGCTTGGAATAATGCAGACAATTCAAAAGAAGCTGACCTTCAAGGGGATGTTGTATTGCAAGATAGCGGCGTGTATGCATTTGAATATAAAATTAACAGTTTTCCTTATTCAACCTTGAGTTCAAACTCTAAATTAAGTTTAGGATCTATGATTGTTGGAACTTCTAACAATCGCAAAAGTGTTCACATTATTACAACTTTATCAAATGCATCACCATCAACAGGGTTTCAATTTAAGATTGAGATTATTGATAAGGAAGCATCAACTTACTATCCCTTTGTTTATAACTTCCCTTATGAGCTAACGAATTTTAGATATGGCTTGTACTTCAATCAGGATACTAAACAAATAGGTTTAATTTTTAATGGAGTAAATAAGGGGTATCTAAGAACTTTAACCAGTAAAATTGACTCTTTAGGTATCATCTTACAAGGTGAAAGTAATGGTGGAAACAGTATTGATGGCACTATTGGTAAAACTATTTCTGGTGGCTTAGTAACTGATAAAACACAGCTCAAGTATTTCTACCCTGTAACTACAAAGGATATTTGTGGGAATAGACTTAGGTAA
- a CDS encoding FAD-dependent monooxygenase: MDNLTVDVCIAGRGPAGIIAARQLALAGLSVIIIDSPNHKIHKFGETLPGSAIRLLTKLGLQSIIERLQTEQDTYGNYSPRVGGNMSFWGSESPIISDALHDPYGFGLRIDRQRFDMLLAQYAHVEGTVQFSTNILDLKKDRNIWNIQLECGKSIAAKWIVDATGRSAKIIRLLGIQRHRGVPLVALYRTFKPAKSISLSKTIISSHKNGWLYAGKISEHKWVLGYHTIPKTAAVLHNSPIHWNEIIKTNTVIPTLFGELEFEKNVFCHDVRSIWLKQSLGDGWIACGDALLAFDPIAGQGLFNAIYTAIKAAETIVQYDQNKDVHQHYLTETHQIIKIYENRRYSLYKQEQRWLNSPFWKAHQMNTDPNRPNN, from the coding sequence ATGGACAACTTAACTGTAGATGTATGTATAGCAGGTCGTGGACCTGCTGGCATCATAGCTGCAAGACAACTTGCTCTTGCTGGGTTATCTGTGATCATCATTGATAGCCCAAACCATAAAATACATAAATTTGGTGAAACACTGCCTGGATCAGCAATTCGTTTATTAACCAAACTCGGTCTTCAATCAATCATTGAGCGCTTACAAACAGAACAAGATACTTATGGCAACTATTCACCTCGTGTCGGTGGAAACATGTCTTTTTGGGGCAGCGAGTCCCCCATAATTTCTGATGCTCTACATGATCCCTATGGTTTTGGGCTTCGTATTGATCGGCAAAGATTCGATATGCTTTTAGCACAATATGCTCATGTTGAAGGAACAGTACAATTCAGTACAAATATTTTGGATTTAAAAAAAGATCGTAATATATGGAACATCCAGTTGGAATGTGGCAAATCCATTGCTGCTAAATGGATTGTTGATGCAACAGGCCGCAGCGCCAAAATCATACGTCTACTCGGCATACAGCGCCATCGTGGTGTACCATTAGTTGCGCTATATCGAACATTTAAACCTGCGAAAAGTATTTCTCTCAGTAAAACCATCATTTCATCACATAAAAATGGATGGTTATATGCAGGGAAAATTTCAGAACATAAATGGGTTCTTGGTTATCACACGATTCCTAAAACCGCAGCAGTACTTCACAACAGCCCTATTCACTGGAACGAAATCATTAAAACCAATACAGTAATACCAACGCTTTTTGGAGAATTAGAGTTTGAAAAAAATGTCTTTTGTCATGATGTTCGAAGTATTTGGTTAAAACAGAGTTTGGGGGATGGCTGGATTGCTTGCGGTGATGCATTATTGGCATTTGATCCTATTGCGGGGCAAGGTTTGTTTAATGCGATTTATACAGCAATAAAAGCCGCAGAAACGATTGTGCAATATGATCAAAATAAGGATGTCCATCAACACTATTTAACTGAAACTCATCAAATTATTAAAATCTATGAAAATCGGAGATATTCATTATATAAACAAGAACAAAGATGGCTAAATAGCCCTTTCTGGAAAGCGCATCAGATGAACACTGACCCAAATAGACCAAACAATTAA
- a CDS encoding catalase family protein — MLGLMPVVRFGLFFAISPILISISGCSSHPQKTNTLGNTHRIPSPSIDTALGEKLQPNESILAEQISEQIGQSIRKQYTAGHVLRDAHPKAHGCVRAEFHVSKSLPSNLAKGIFIPDKTYSAWIRFSNASGDATQADNKKDARGMAIKILGVTGKKIMESDDQAMTQDFIMINHPVFFVDKPDRYLSFIQNINSGSTIKKLRIPFVLGFQGTMNAIKASNSNISNPIQTRYWSMVPYQLGLGADRQVVKYSARLCSQNLTVIPDQPSHDFLREALRNSLQQGDACMEFLVQPRTSNKMLVEDSMTEWKEAQAPFYPVATIHIPQQIFDTPEQNRFCENLSFTPWHSLPEHRPLGAINRLRKVIYENISTIRHEMNAVPKQEPQ, encoded by the coding sequence ATGTTAGGTCTGATGCCTGTAGTCCGTTTTGGTTTATTTTTCGCAATCAGCCCTATACTGATCAGTATTAGTGGATGCTCTTCTCATCCCCAAAAAACAAACACTCTAGGGAATACACATAGGATCCCTTCTCCAAGCATTGATACAGCATTAGGTGAAAAGTTACAGCCAAATGAAAGCATTTTGGCTGAACAAATATCTGAGCAAATTGGACAAAGTATCCGTAAACAATACACTGCAGGTCATGTGCTACGAGACGCACACCCTAAAGCTCATGGTTGTGTTCGAGCAGAATTCCATGTCTCAAAATCATTACCATCAAACTTAGCGAAGGGAATTTTTATTCCTGATAAAACATATTCAGCCTGGATTCGGTTCTCTAATGCTTCAGGGGATGCCACCCAAGCTGACAATAAAAAAGATGCTCGCGGAATGGCAATTAAAATCCTAGGTGTTACTGGGAAAAAGATCATGGAAAGTGATGATCAAGCAATGACTCAAGATTTTATTATGATTAACCATCCTGTGTTTTTTGTAGATAAACCTGATCGCTATTTATCCTTTATACAAAATATAAATAGCGGAAGTACGATCAAAAAATTGCGGATCCCTTTTGTGCTCGGTTTTCAGGGAACGATGAATGCTATTAAAGCGAGTAATTCAAATATTTCCAATCCAATTCAAACCAGATACTGGTCAATGGTGCCCTATCAATTGGGATTAGGCGCTGACCGTCAAGTTGTGAAATATTCAGCAAGACTATGTTCCCAAAACTTAACGGTAATACCAGACCAGCCAAGTCATGACTTCTTAAGAGAAGCACTTCGAAATAGCTTACAACAAGGTGATGCATGTATGGAGTTTCTGGTCCAACCGAGAACATCAAATAAAATGCTGGTAGAAGATTCAATGACAGAATGGAAAGAAGCTCAAGCCCCATTTTATCCAGTTGCAACGATTCATATACCACAACAGATTTTTGATACACCCGAGCAAAATAGGTTTTGCGAAAATCTTTCGTTTACCCCATGGCATTCACTGCCTGAGCATAGACCCTTAGGCGCTATCAATAGATTACGTAAAGTTATTTACGAGAATATTAGTACAATCCGGCATGAAATGAACGCTGTACCAAAACAAGAACCTCAATGA
- a CDS encoding DUF4882 family protein, protein MQKLSIFALSLALLGCGENQDNPQNNTSTQPSAAAATSFSLRSFSQPQTCQYNFDATQQDYDALWNNQNSDYLVNLFPTINGQKFSLTVAPPYSSNSDPEYGTFNYLQYLATSKAKLYSAKDSPYFPHLQDGLGDFNLPKTGILALEMQLDIPAAPLNGGYYGEPGSSYISDINFNGITENGYIVKSLYSFAAGSADPDFGENPPFVLFNLSYQKSDYTEYSSAAYYYNKLTEYQSKYHRLGIYINQNTKQVGFIVNGVDQGYQGTLPAPLKNIGFDIRSWVGSDQDGTFSDKLEGLEFSSELITDRNSLQFNYPQGTTDICGNAI, encoded by the coding sequence ATGCAAAAACTTAGCATATTTGCACTTAGCCTAGCCTTGCTCGGCTGTGGTGAAAATCAGGATAATCCACAAAACAATACCAGTACTCAACCCTCAGCAGCAGCGGCCACCAGCTTTAGCTTACGTAGTTTTAGCCAACCACAAACGTGCCAATATAACTTCGATGCAACACAGCAAGATTATGATGCTTTATGGAACAATCAAAATTCAGACTATCTCGTCAATTTATTTCCTACAATCAATGGACAAAAGTTTAGCTTAACTGTTGCCCCTCCATATTCTTCAAATAGCGATCCTGAATACGGTACTTTTAATTACTTACAGTATTTAGCTACCAGTAAAGCAAAACTATATTCAGCAAAAGATTCTCCATATTTTCCACACTTGCAAGATGGTTTAGGAGATTTTAACTTACCAAAAACAGGAATTCTTGCACTGGAAATGCAGCTCGATATTCCTGCTGCTCCACTTAACGGCGGCTATTATGGAGAACCTGGTTCATCTTATATCTCAGATATTAATTTTAATGGAATAACAGAAAATGGCTATATCGTAAAATCTCTCTATTCTTTTGCAGCAGGTAGTGCTGATCCAGATTTTGGTGAAAATCCTCCATTTGTATTATTTAACCTCAGTTACCAAAAAAGCGACTATACAGAGTATAGTTCAGCAGCTTATTACTACAATAAATTGACAGAGTATCAAAGCAAATATCATCGATTAGGTATTTATATCAATCAAAATACCAAACAGGTCGGTTTTATTGTCAATGGGGTTGATCAGGGATATCAAGGAACGCTACCTGCCCCATTAAAAAATATAGGTTTTGATATACGCAGTTGGGTTGGTTCAGATCAAGATGGTACTTTCTCAGACAAACTCGAAGGACTAGAATTCTCTTCAGAACTGATCACTGACCGAAACTCTCTACAGTTCAACTATCCACAAGGTACAACAGACATCTGTGGTAATGCCATTTAG
- a CDS encoding type 1 fimbrial protein, translating into MYKNIYKSALLLSLMAFASVSYAASTIQLNGSIVEDTCSQQHNNSDCQQLNQIRDKIDSQSISFSDLSPHTQKNTTADISFEQLPDKKNAVIIASYY; encoded by the coding sequence ATGTATAAAAATATCTATAAATCTGCCCTACTTTTATCATTAATGGCGTTTGCTTCGGTCAGTTATGCTGCAAGCACAATCCAATTGAATGGAAGTATTGTAGAGGATACTTGCTCACAGCAGCATAACAATAGTGACTGTCAGCAATTGAATCAAATCAGAGATAAGATTGATTCTCAATCAATTTCTTTCAGTGACTTAAGCCCTCATACACAAAAGAATACAACCGCTGACATTAGCTTCGAACAACTACCAGATAAAAAGAATGCCGTCATTATTGCAAGTTACTACTAG
- a CDS encoding LodA/GoxA family CTQ-dependent oxidase, with protein MDHLKSDSPNNTPCVDCTKDPIESLKAMFVDMVQAGRIRIGQCPAMRPVFLKPHGIAAAEFIIRDDLPEKLRVGLFSNLGKSYPTWVRFSSDTTPTNTDFKSTLGIGIKLFDVEGAKILGNPDANTFDFLMQNFDAFFVDTAQDMCEFTKAGVVDGNYDPYLKAHPKTSELLDAMAKPVASVLASAYWSGLPFQFGQNEYVKYKLEPAFYLDPPTQSPNDPSYLANDLISRLKSSEARFRFMIQLRTDPERMPLDAATVVWPEDLSPPIHVADIVIPIQDITARGQAEYGENLAMNIWRVTAEHAPVGSIADARRVVYAASAELRRNVNGVPLGEPDTPRPVISPAACIDTRIVRAAIHPAIGVARVGDSENEFFIGPELVDAPADLTQQPNSYRDKTGAIKRQAARFRLYGYNAAGDVVRELNPDNADIVWTVHVANRKAEWFQFQYALDIPEAVNAPDNAFTLRNPKVKPANRHKLAIDPGPRSIFGRNVSGGAEHRFDTGTFQAAADQAVTVPLGEIQTDENGHLLFLGGHGKSASPTHAPVYDPENPPSFNNADDWYDDTSDGPVTATVSINGIEIPVESAWVVVAPPNYAPDVVSWRTMYDLMCDVYVNAGWMVMPEKPSFTKDIWPLLKRLGGLQWVNKGFAAYFGKGCPMDFNNPALLAKLSFQSKNTNLPDPYSELRRAIFHNFRPSKPSVAEPVQWPHVWPWIYGDAFGSFSENGPGNMLTMTGLQEGLLRNWVDGNFIDDWTNEEIKLPSSLDQVPLQDQPHTLDQAALHYCLADTFHPGCEMTWPMRHASMYSSPFRIRLRSSTNPEPDYGSTMTPIKVQQVDGPLYAQVAGSITRWMAVPWQGDTAFCRSGYDPDFDPYLPTFWAARVPNHVLTEQDYQKVIDPDLSREERIAAFNQRRSWLRAIQNADTAEVMKRMIAQFNELGIIEVRAGVKDDPDIPEYIYVETLIAGQLKTAAEHATTLLDSKVEPLTDLEKAGWASHEQLLAFRSVRVQKR; from the coding sequence ATGGATCATTTAAAATCCGACTCACCAAACAATACGCCATGTGTTGATTGTACAAAAGACCCTATTGAATCTCTTAAAGCTATGTTTGTGGACATGGTACAAGCTGGAAGAATTCGCATAGGTCAATGCCCTGCCATGCGCCCCGTATTTCTTAAACCACACGGAATAGCAGCAGCTGAATTCATTATCCGTGATGATTTACCAGAAAAGCTCCGTGTCGGCTTGTTTTCAAATTTAGGTAAAAGTTACCCAACTTGGGTTCGCTTTTCATCCGACACCACACCAACAAATACAGACTTCAAATCTACCCTTGGTATCGGAATCAAGCTATTTGATGTTGAGGGGGCAAAAATACTCGGCAATCCTGATGCGAATACCTTTGATTTTCTGATGCAAAATTTTGATGCATTTTTTGTCGATACCGCACAAGATATGTGTGAATTTACCAAAGCTGGTGTAGTCGATGGCAATTATGATCCTTATCTAAAAGCTCATCCGAAAACCTCAGAATTGCTGGATGCAATGGCAAAACCCGTTGCCAGTGTTTTAGCTTCTGCATACTGGAGTGGCTTACCCTTTCAATTTGGTCAGAATGAATATGTAAAATATAAATTAGAACCCGCTTTTTATCTTGACCCACCGACTCAATCACCTAATGACCCCTCTTATCTGGCAAATGACTTAATCTCAAGATTAAAAAGCTCAGAAGCACGTTTTCGTTTCATGATCCAACTCAGAACAGATCCTGAGCGTATGCCGCTAGATGCAGCAACTGTCGTCTGGCCAGAAGATTTAAGCCCTCCAATTCATGTCGCAGACATTGTAATACCGATTCAAGATATTACTGCTCGAGGACAAGCCGAATACGGTGAAAACTTAGCAATGAATATTTGGCGCGTCACCGCTGAACACGCACCGGTCGGTTCTATCGCAGATGCTAGACGTGTTGTTTACGCGGCTTCAGCAGAGTTACGCCGTAATGTAAATGGTGTGCCTCTAGGTGAACCTGACACGCCTCGCCCTGTTATTTCACCTGCAGCATGTATTGATACCCGAATTGTCCGTGCAGCAATCCATCCAGCAATTGGGGTCGCTCGTGTAGGTGATAGTGAAAATGAGTTTTTTATTGGACCAGAGCTTGTCGATGCCCCTGCTGATCTCACCCAGCAACCTAATAGTTATCGTGACAAGACTGGTGCAATCAAGAGGCAAGCAGCGCGGTTCCGTCTCTATGGTTACAATGCTGCTGGTGACGTAGTTCGTGAGCTGAATCCTGACAATGCAGATATTGTCTGGACCGTTCATGTTGCCAACCGTAAAGCCGAATGGTTTCAGTTCCAATATGCTTTGGATATTCCAGAAGCTGTCAATGCTCCTGACAATGCGTTCACACTACGCAATCCCAAAGTCAAACCAGCCAATCGACATAAATTAGCCATTGATCCAGGTCCACGCAGTATTTTTGGTCGTAATGTTTCGGGTGGTGCTGAGCATCGTTTTGATACTGGAACATTCCAAGCAGCAGCAGATCAAGCTGTGACGGTGCCTTTAGGTGAAATTCAAACAGATGAAAATGGGCATTTATTATTTTTAGGTGGGCATGGTAAATCAGCATCTCCAACCCATGCACCTGTTTATGATCCAGAGAATCCACCAAGCTTTAATAATGCTGATGATTGGTATGATGACACATCCGATGGTCCAGTGACTGCAACAGTATCCATAAATGGAATAGAGATACCCGTTGAATCTGCGTGGGTTGTTGTTGCTCCCCCCAACTACGCACCAGATGTTGTGAGCTGGCGGACCATGTATGACCTTATGTGCGATGTCTACGTCAATGCAGGTTGGATGGTGATGCCTGAAAAGCCATCCTTTACTAAGGACATTTGGCCACTCCTGAAACGTCTAGGCGGTTTACAATGGGTAAATAAAGGTTTCGCAGCCTACTTTGGCAAAGGCTGCCCAATGGATTTTAATAACCCTGCACTGCTGGCTAAACTTTCATTCCAATCCAAAAATACAAATTTACCTGATCCATATAGTGAATTACGCCGTGCCATATTCCATAATTTCAGACCTTCCAAACCCAGTGTAGCTGAACCAGTACAATGGCCGCACGTCTGGCCTTGGATTTATGGCGATGCATTCGGAAGCTTTTCAGAAAATGGACCCGGCAATATGCTGACTATGACGGGTTTACAAGAAGGTTTACTCCGAAACTGGGTAGATGGAAATTTTATCGATGATTGGACGAATGAAGAAATTAAACTTCCTTCATCTCTCGATCAAGTTCCATTACAAGATCAACCTCATACATTAGATCAGGCGGCCTTGCATTATTGTCTGGCAGATACCTTCCACCCTGGTTGTGAAATGACATGGCCGATGCGTCATGCCAGCATGTATAGTTCGCCATTTAGAATCCGACTACGTTCAAGCACAAATCCTGAACCAGATTATGGCTCAACAATGACACCGATTAAAGTTCAGCAAGTTGATGGGCCCTTATATGCCCAAGTCGCAGGCAGCATTACCCGTTGGATGGCAGTTCCATGGCAAGGCGATACCGCATTTTGTCGCTCTGGATACGATCCAGATTTCGACCCATATTTACCAACATTTTGGGCAGCCCGTGTTCCAAACCACGTTCTCACAGAGCAAGACTATCAAAAAGTTATAGATCCTGATCTGTCTAGAGAAGAACGTATTGCCGCCTTCAATCAACGTCGAAGTTGGCTACGTGCTATCCAAAATGCTGATACTGCCGAAGTGATGAAGCGAATGATTGCCCAATTCAATGAGCTTGGCATTATTGAAGTTCGTGCAGGGGTAAAAGATGATCCTGATATTCCTGAATATATTTATGTTGAAACACTGATTGCGGGTCAATTAAAAACGGCTGCCGAACATGCAACTACTCTGTTAGATAGTAAAGTTGAGCCACTAACTGACTTAGAAAAAGCAGGTTGGGCAAGCCATGAGCAGTTATTAGCGTTCCGCTCTGTTCGTGTACAAAAACGCTAA
- a CDS encoding tyrosine-type recombinase/integrase, which translates to MSANRVKLTKSFIDQLELIPAIYRDSELIGFAVRVNTSYKTYIVEKKVNGRSTRSTLGIHGQITLTQARVLAQEALLDMTMGIKPIDKKKKKIADAKLIFDIEKSQPTLNDAYLVYIGERTLKPRTLDDYSDVVNGYLKDWKDTKLKDITRTMVQEKHKDLSVNSKAQANMCMRVFRAIYNFSIEHYLDDDEQPIIPPLNPVKTLTAKKSWNKIRRRSSYINEDKLPHWINAVLNFEDRGQQLETNKDFLITLILTGFRREECESLAWSTVDLKYGYITSIDPKNNEPHTLPMGDFLWEIMKKRRKQVTSEWVFPSAKSQSGHITNLSKVRAKINKTCGIQFTFHDLRRTYGSIAESLDYGKYTIKKLLNHKNEDQNDVTAGYVQISDKKLRAAMNEVEDIVLGSNKTLK; encoded by the coding sequence ATGTCTGCAAACAGAGTAAAGCTCACTAAGTCATTTATTGATCAACTCGAATTAATTCCTGCGATTTATCGTGATAGTGAATTAATTGGCTTTGCTGTGCGTGTTAACACCTCTTACAAAACTTATATCGTTGAGAAAAAGGTTAATGGCAGGTCTACTCGGTCTACTCTGGGTATACATGGTCAAATAACTCTGACTCAGGCAAGAGTATTGGCTCAAGAAGCCCTTTTAGACATGACAATGGGTATAAAGCCTATTGATAAGAAAAAAAAGAAGATTGCAGATGCTAAATTAATTTTTGATATTGAAAAATCACAACCTACTTTAAATGATGCTTATCTTGTCTATATCGGAGAACGCACTCTAAAGCCACGTACGCTAGATGATTATAGTGATGTGGTTAATGGCTATCTAAAAGACTGGAAGGACACGAAGCTCAAAGACATTACAAGAACCATGGTCCAAGAAAAACATAAGGATCTATCGGTTAACAGTAAAGCTCAGGCTAATATGTGTATGCGCGTCTTTAGAGCTATTTATAACTTTTCGATCGAGCACTATCTTGATGATGATGAACAACCTATCATCCCCCCCCTCAACCCTGTTAAAACTTTAACAGCTAAAAAATCATGGAATAAGATTCGCAGACGTAGCTCATATATAAATGAAGATAAATTGCCACATTGGATCAATGCTGTATTAAATTTTGAAGATCGTGGACAGCAACTTGAGACCAACAAAGACTTTCTCATCACGTTAATACTGACTGGCTTTAGACGAGAGGAATGTGAGTCTCTTGCTTGGTCAACTGTAGATTTAAAGTATGGGTACATCACCTCAATAGATCCAAAGAACAATGAACCCCATACCCTCCCTATGGGTGATTTCCTTTGGGAAATAATGAAGAAGCGTAGAAAGCAAGTTACATCAGAGTGGGTTTTCCCTTCTGCTAAATCTCAATCTGGCCACATTACCAATCTTTCTAAAGTTAGGGCCAAAATCAATAAAACCTGCGGCATACAGTTCACTTTCCACGATCTACGCCGTACTTATGGATCTATTGCCGAAAGCCTGGACTATGGGAAATATACAATTAAAAAGCTTCTGAATCATAAGAACGAAGACCAAAATGATGTCACTGCAGGTTATGTGCAAATTAGTGATAAGAAGCTTCGAGCAGCTATGAATGAGGTTGAAGATATTGTTTTAGGATCAAATAAAACTTTAAAATGA
- a CDS encoding DUF6714 family protein produces MNKITLEYLKKTFPLYNMDGSYLLLECDFYDTHYRYFDQIDDDYLSAIEMSAEDLILEFGFDWPTFYVKAGLEAARSRSRPEEGIKTWEDVSYEYLYYFSDSCSFLDSNGFKFFLPAAIYHYLTTDENKAFLDSFVFRLQTRWDEDNHVFSDDQKQFIKEFSRANS; encoded by the coding sequence ATGAATAAAATCACACTGGAATATCTTAAAAAAACATTTCCTCTTTATAATATGGATGGCTCTTATTTATTATTGGAATGTGATTTTTATGATACTCATTATAGATATTTTGACCAAATTGATGATGATTATTTATCTGCAATAGAAATGTCGGCAGAAGATCTAATCCTTGAATTTGGTTTTGATTGGCCTACTTTTTACGTAAAAGCTGGATTAGAAGCGGCTCGTTCGCGTAGTAGGCCCGAAGAAGGTATTAAAACATGGGAAGATGTTAGTTATGAATATCTATATTACTTTAGCGATTCATGTAGTTTCTTAGACTCTAACGGGTTTAAATTTTTTTTACCTGCTGCTATTTATCACTATCTAACAACAGATGAAAATAAAGCTTTTCTGGATAGCTTTGTTTTTAGATTACAAACACGATGGGACGAAGATAATCATGTTTTCAGTGATGATCAAAAACAATTTATTAAAGAGTTTTCAAGAGCAAATAGTTAA